From the genome of Arthrobacter alpinus, one region includes:
- the hutU gene encoding urocanate hydratase, translating to MATMHDPSRSIRADRGTTLSAKSWQTEAPLRMLMNNLDPEVAERPEDLVVYGGTGRAARSWEAYDAIVATLKTLDDDETLLVQSGKPVGVFRTNVWAPRVLLANSNLVGDWATWPEFRKLEAEGLMMYGQMTAGSWIYIGTQGILQGTFETFAAIGEKRFGGTLAGTFTLTGGCGGMGGAQPLAVTLNGGACLIVDVSAERLQRRVGKRYLDEVAPDLDSALARVLEAKASKRPVSVGVVGNAAELFPAILARHRAGEFTVDIVTDQTSAHDPLSYLPTEFSVEQWASEAEADQEGFTKKAQNSMARHVQAMVEFQDAGAEVFDYGNSIRDEARKGGYSRAFDFPGFVPAYIRPLFCEGMGPFRWVALSGDPEDILVTDEALKELFPDNAHLHRWINAAQEHVEFEGLPARIAWLGYGDRAKAGVLFNQLVADGRVSAPIVIGRDHLDSGSVASPYRETESMKDGSDAIADWPLLNAMLNTASGATWVSIHHGGGVGIGRSIHAGQVSVADGTPLAAEKLARLLTNDPGMGVIRHADAGYERAIEVAAERGVRIPMQEQ from the coding sequence ATGGCGACGATGCACGATCCTTCCCGTTCCATTCGCGCAGACCGCGGAACCACGTTGTCTGCCAAATCGTGGCAGACGGAGGCGCCGTTGCGGATGCTCATGAACAACCTCGACCCGGAGGTTGCCGAGCGCCCAGAGGACCTGGTGGTGTACGGCGGGACCGGACGGGCAGCCCGTTCCTGGGAAGCGTATGACGCGATCGTGGCCACGTTGAAGACCTTGGACGACGACGAGACCCTCTTAGTACAGTCCGGCAAGCCTGTTGGTGTGTTCCGCACCAATGTGTGGGCGCCCCGGGTGCTGCTGGCCAACTCGAACCTGGTGGGGGACTGGGCTACGTGGCCGGAGTTCCGCAAGCTCGAGGCCGAGGGCCTAATGATGTACGGGCAGATGACGGCCGGTTCCTGGATTTACATTGGCACTCAGGGCATCCTGCAGGGCACCTTTGAAACCTTCGCCGCCATTGGTGAGAAGCGCTTTGGCGGCACGCTGGCCGGGACATTCACGCTGACCGGCGGCTGCGGCGGCATGGGCGGGGCGCAGCCCCTAGCCGTGACGCTCAACGGCGGCGCATGCCTGATCGTCGACGTGTCGGCGGAGCGCCTGCAGCGCCGGGTAGGCAAGCGCTACCTCGACGAGGTTGCCCCCGACCTGGACTCAGCCCTGGCCCGGGTGCTTGAGGCCAAGGCGTCAAAGCGGCCAGTGTCCGTGGGTGTCGTCGGCAACGCTGCGGAGCTCTTTCCCGCCATCTTGGCCCGCCACCGGGCAGGTGAGTTCACGGTGGACATCGTCACAGACCAGACCAGCGCCCATGACCCGCTGTCCTACCTGCCCACTGAGTTCTCTGTGGAGCAGTGGGCCAGTGAGGCTGAAGCGGACCAGGAGGGCTTCACAAAGAAGGCGCAGAACTCGATGGCCCGCCATGTGCAGGCCATGGTGGAATTCCAGGATGCCGGCGCCGAGGTCTTTGACTACGGCAACTCCATCCGGGACGAGGCTCGTAAGGGTGGCTACAGCCGCGCCTTTGACTTCCCCGGCTTCGTCCCGGCTTACATCCGCCCACTGTTCTGCGAGGGCATGGGCCCGTTTCGCTGGGTTGCGCTCTCCGGCGATCCCGAGGACATCCTGGTCACTGACGAAGCCTTGAAGGAACTGTTCCCGGACAACGCCCACCTACACCGCTGGATCAACGCAGCCCAGGAGCACGTGGAGTTTGAGGGCCTGCCGGCCCGCATCGCCTGGCTGGGCTATGGCGACCGGGCCAAGGCCGGCGTGCTGTTCAACCAGCTTGTAGCCGACGGCCGCGTTTCCGCGCCGATTGTGATCGGCCGCGACCACCTCGACTCCGGTTCCGTGGCCTCACCTTACCGCGAGACCGAGTCCATGAAGGACGGCTCCGACGCCATCGCTGACTGGCCGCTGCTGAACGCCATGCTGAACACCGCATCCGGCGCCACCTGGGTCTCCATCCACCACGGCGGCGGCGTGGGAATCGGCCGTTCCATTCACGCCGGCCAGGTCTCCGTGGCAGATGGCACGCCGC
- a CDS encoding LCP family protein, with product MSEGDGAPGSARRRRNIGRGVLWSVLAVFVIAAVVSGLFVANLAHNFDANVQRLPTTFPNDVSRPVKPTQGPASNAENILLLGSDSRSDDVDLAEQGLPSNQRSDTMMWVHIPADRKNIYMISIMRDTWVTIPGHGEAKINAAMAYGGVPLVVQTVEGMFNSRIDHVAVVDFEGFKAVTDVLGGVTVNVPIPFTSTHGNYTFPAGPQKMTGDQALGFVRERYAFVDGDYQRVKDQQIFLKAVLNTILTPSTLGNPITVTNLVKDVSPYVKVDQDLTAPTLAALALSLRGVRGSDVKSFTLPTLGTGTSADGQSIVLRDDAAISAIAAALANDSMGSYMAGAGLH from the coding sequence ATGAGCGAAGGTGATGGTGCCCCTGGTTCGGCACGACGTAGACGCAATATAGGCCGCGGCGTGCTATGGAGCGTGCTGGCCGTTTTTGTCATTGCGGCAGTGGTCAGCGGACTGTTTGTGGCAAATCTGGCTCACAACTTCGACGCCAATGTGCAACGTCTCCCCACGACCTTCCCCAACGACGTGTCCCGGCCCGTGAAGCCAACGCAGGGTCCGGCGTCGAACGCGGAGAACATCTTGCTATTGGGCAGCGACAGTCGAAGCGACGACGTGGATCTGGCCGAGCAGGGCCTGCCCTCAAACCAGCGCTCGGACACCATGATGTGGGTCCATATTCCAGCGGACCGCAAAAACATCTACATGATCTCGATCATGCGGGATACCTGGGTCACCATCCCCGGACATGGCGAGGCGAAGATCAACGCAGCCATGGCGTACGGGGGAGTGCCTTTGGTGGTGCAAACGGTGGAAGGCATGTTCAATAGCAGGATCGATCATGTGGCTGTGGTTGATTTTGAGGGTTTCAAGGCCGTCACCGATGTTCTGGGCGGGGTCACTGTGAACGTCCCGATTCCCTTCACCTCCACCCATGGAAATTACACCTTCCCGGCGGGGCCGCAGAAGATGACTGGTGATCAGGCCCTGGGTTTTGTGCGCGAACGCTACGCCTTTGTGGACGGCGATTACCAGCGGGTCAAGGATCAGCAGATCTTCCTCAAAGCGGTCTTGAACACCATTTTGACCCCGTCCACCCTGGGTAACCCCATCACGGTCACCAATCTGGTCAAAGATGTTTCACCCTATGTCAAGGTTGACCAGGATCTCACGGCCCCAACACTGGCCGCACTGGCCTTGAGTCTGCGTGGGGTGCGCGGCTCGGATGTGAAGTCGTTCACCCTGCCAACCCTGGGCACCGGGACCAGTGCCGATGGCCAGTCGATCGTTTTGCGCGACGACGCCGCCATCTCGGCCATCGCTGCTGCCCTCGCCAATGATTCCATGGGGTCATACATGGCCGGCGCCGGGCTGCACTAG
- a CDS encoding DUF3515 family protein, which produces MRLKSLSGRIAAPLAVCALVLLTGCAPSVEVSAAEDSNNPACAPMMVALPDSLADAPKRTTSSQATAAWGDPSLLILRCGVPVPGPTTDSCVSVNGVDWVMKEGDPAWTLTTYGRNPATEIIFDPKKIASSSVLPELANAAAKIPATRACVGTEDLELPAGK; this is translated from the coding sequence ATGCGTTTGAAATCTCTGTCCGGGCGGATTGCCGCTCCCTTGGCTGTTTGTGCCCTTGTGCTCTTGACCGGTTGCGCCCCGTCCGTGGAGGTGTCTGCGGCCGAGGACTCCAATAATCCTGCGTGCGCGCCGATGATGGTGGCGTTGCCCGACAGCCTCGCCGACGCACCCAAGCGGACCACCTCGAGCCAGGCCACGGCCGCCTGGGGAGATCCATCCCTGCTCATCTTGCGGTGCGGTGTGCCGGTTCCGGGGCCCACCACTGACAGCTGCGTGAGTGTCAACGGTGTCGACTGGGTCATGAAAGAGGGCGACCCGGCGTGGACACTAACCACCTATGGCCGCAATCCCGCGACGGAAATCATCTTTGACCCGAAGAAAATTGCCTCAAGTTCGGTCCTGCCCGAACTTGCCAATGCCGCCGCCAAGATCCCGGCGACCCGGGCCTGTGTCGGGACCGAGGACCTGGAGCTACCGGCTGGCAAATAG
- a CDS encoding methyltransferase encodes MATDSGAAPTISWIHDGEERSARWRSINGSPAPKNVVLVDDSLTADDAYRLAAQGKAMLWHGDYHNARQLLSAMARRTPAGKKRDGEDVADAFYRYRQARSQRARILGLLLVPLEPGPGVALRRAPDISQAWLGAAGEVHGPEVTPLQDVLGAIGAYEWRRNGLFVDVLDAKIHPHYGTFAPIRSEYLELVAQAPLPSTDLAFDIGTGTGVLAAILAKRGVQKVIATDSEPRAIACAQENIASLGLAGQIEPALTDMFPDGRAPIVVCNPPWLPGTPHTLLDNAVYDPKSRMLKAFLAGLPGHLEPGGEGWLIISDLAEHLGLRSREELLDWIEAAGLVVLDKRDTPARHPRSMDRSDPFFDARSREVTSLWTLGLKS; translated from the coding sequence ATGGCCACCGATTCAGGCGCTGCCCCCACCATTTCGTGGATACACGACGGCGAAGAGCGCAGTGCAAGGTGGCGTTCGATCAACGGATCTCCGGCACCGAAAAATGTGGTGTTGGTGGATGACTCCCTGACGGCCGACGACGCCTACCGGCTCGCTGCCCAGGGTAAGGCCATGCTGTGGCACGGTGACTATCACAATGCCCGCCAGCTTCTTTCCGCCATGGCGCGGCGTACGCCGGCGGGCAAGAAGCGCGACGGCGAGGACGTTGCGGACGCTTTCTACCGCTACCGGCAGGCCCGCTCCCAGCGCGCCAGGATCCTGGGACTGCTGCTCGTCCCGCTGGAGCCGGGCCCCGGCGTTGCCCTGCGCCGTGCACCGGACATCTCACAGGCTTGGCTTGGTGCTGCAGGGGAAGTTCATGGGCCGGAGGTGACCCCGCTGCAGGATGTCCTCGGGGCCATCGGCGCCTATGAATGGCGCAGGAACGGCCTCTTTGTTGACGTCCTCGATGCTAAGATCCATCCGCACTATGGAACCTTTGCCCCCATCCGCAGCGAGTACCTGGAACTGGTGGCCCAGGCGCCCCTACCCTCCACGGACCTGGCCTTTGACATTGGCACCGGCACCGGCGTGCTGGCGGCGATCCTGGCCAAACGTGGCGTGCAAAAAGTCATCGCGACCGACAGTGAGCCCCGGGCCATCGCCTGCGCCCAAGAGAACATCGCCTCCCTAGGCCTTGCGGGCCAGATTGAACCGGCGCTGACCGACATGTTCCCGGACGGTCGGGCGCCCATCGTGGTGTGCAATCCGCCCTGGTTGCCGGGCACCCCGCACACCTTGTTGGACAATGCCGTCTACGACCCCAAGAGCCGCATGCTCAAGGCGTTCCTGGCCGGGCTGCCCGGTCACCTGGAACCCGGGGGAGAGGGCTGGCTGATCATCTCAGACCTGGCCGAACACCTGGGCCTGCGCAGCCGCGAGGAACTGTTGGACTGGATTGAGGCGGCCGGGTTGGTGGTGCTGGACAAGCGGGACACGCCGGCCAGGCACCCGCGCTCCATGGACCGCAGCGACCCGTTCTTTGACGCCCGCTCACGGGAGGTCACCTCACTCTGGACGCTCGGGCTCAAAAGCTAG
- a CDS encoding D-alanine--D-alanine ligase family protein: MTTDSPAPTPRIRVAILFGGRSSEHAVSCVTAAGVLGAIDRGKYDVVAIGIAKNGQWVLAGDEVSGWSLAGGALPEVKAGGQSVSLAHLGGGHQLVVQEAAQVPQELGVVDVVFPLLHGPWGEDGTIQGMLELSDTRYVGAGVLASAIGMDKHFMKVVFEAAGLAVGPFIAVTDREWTVNPGRVRDRVSALGFPVFVKPARAGSSMGISKVDSVDGLDAAIAAAREHDLKLVIEAGIVGREIEIAVLEGRGSAAPRVSLPGEVTMMDGTHHAFYDFEAKYVHGDAVTLSCPADMPEVDLARIREQAALAFDAVGAEGLSRVDFFYTAAGDLIINEINTMPGFTPSSMYPQMWAASGLSYRDLIDELVQLALTRKVGLR, encoded by the coding sequence GTGACTACTGATTCCCCCGCCCCAACACCGCGCATTCGTGTCGCCATCTTGTTTGGCGGGCGCTCCAGCGAGCACGCCGTCAGTTGTGTCACTGCCGCCGGCGTGTTGGGCGCCATCGACCGTGGAAAGTACGACGTCGTCGCCATCGGTATCGCGAAAAATGGCCAGTGGGTTTTGGCTGGGGACGAGGTTTCTGGGTGGTCGTTGGCGGGCGGAGCACTGCCGGAGGTCAAGGCGGGGGGGCAGAGCGTTTCGCTGGCACACCTTGGTGGTGGACACCAGCTGGTGGTGCAGGAAGCAGCCCAGGTTCCGCAGGAATTGGGGGTCGTGGATGTGGTTTTCCCGCTGTTGCACGGACCGTGGGGCGAGGATGGCACCATCCAGGGCATGCTGGAACTAAGCGATACCCGGTACGTGGGTGCGGGTGTTTTGGCGTCGGCCATTGGTATGGACAAGCATTTCATGAAGGTGGTTTTTGAAGCGGCCGGACTGGCTGTGGGGCCGTTCATTGCGGTGACCGACCGAGAGTGGACCGTCAATCCCGGGCGTGTGCGCGATCGGGTTTCCGCTCTTGGCTTCCCCGTGTTTGTGAAGCCTGCCCGCGCCGGATCCTCCATGGGCATCTCCAAGGTTGATTCGGTCGACGGGCTGGATGCCGCGATTGCCGCGGCACGTGAGCACGATCTCAAGCTGGTCATTGAGGCTGGCATTGTGGGCCGCGAAATTGAAATTGCCGTCCTGGAGGGCCGGGGGAGCGCTGCCCCTCGCGTCTCGCTGCCGGGCGAAGTCACCATGATGGATGGGACCCATCACGCGTTTTACGATTTTGAGGCCAAGTACGTCCACGGCGACGCAGTGACGCTGAGCTGCCCGGCGGACATGCCCGAAGTAGACCTCGCCCGAATCCGGGAACAGGCAGCACTCGCGTTTGACGCCGTCGGGGCCGAGGGCCTGTCCCGGGTGGACTTCTTCTACACCGCGGCCGGGGACCTGATCATCAATGAAATCAATACGATGCCCGGTTTCACGCCCAGCTCCATGTACCCGCAGATGTGGGCCGCGTCCGGGCTGTCCTACCGGGACCTCATCGACGAGCTTGTGCAACTGGCACTGACCCGTAAGGTTGGCCTGCGCTAA